The region TAACTATACAGTTATGCTTTAAATTTTATGGgttggaatgaataaataagaattatGTAAAACCTTATAGTTCAAATCTTCATCAGATcaggggtttttcttttttatatacagGAAAAACAGAACCTGGATGCATTGGAGTCTCTGCTTATGAGCAGTAAGGGGCTGATCGCTGGAAAACACCCAGAGAGTATTGCAGCCATGTTCAACAGGAACAAGTTGGGGTTATCAATAACAGCCAAACACAGCTGAGAGATGCAGGAAAGTGTGTACAAAGAGACAAAGGTGCTCACCAGAAGGAGGATGGTTTTGGTGGCTCTGGACTCAGGAGAGGACCTGGGGGAGCTGTACTTAAGAACATGCTGCATTCTCCGCTTGTGTCTGTGCAGGATGAGCATCATGGAGCTGCTGGCCCAGAGCATGAGCCCCACACACAGAGCATCAGGGAAGGTTAGCAATGCTGCATGCAGTGAGTCTGTGATTGTGTCATGACGAACACTAGAACAGTATCCAAAATCCTTTAGGATTATAATGGTTGTGTTGTTCCATTTTCCAGTTACATGcataagaataataatatttataagcaTGTATAGTATGTAGCTCAGGAATATGGAGGAGCCAATGTACCTGGGAGCTTTCACTTTAAGCTCTGCCCACCTGGAGTCCCTGGGGCTGATGGTGATGGCCTGGAAGATACTCAGGAGGCAGGTGCTGCCAATGGACACACACCTGCTGACTCTGTGAACATAGAAAAGCAGCTTGCATGCAACATCACCAAGAGAAAATTCCAAACTGAAAGATGCCATTGTGTGGGGAACCCCTTTACACAGGAGAGTTAACAAGTTGGCCACAATCAAGTGCTGAAGAATCAAGTCTGTGTGTCTTACCCTGCACCCAGTGAAGTAAAGGACCAGGTaatggaggagaagagaggaattgCCCAGAGCTCCAACCACAGTCTGTGACAAGAAGATGATGCCTACAGCCACATCACTGGCTGCCATCCCTCCAGTTCCCTGCTGTCCCAGCCAAAGTGTCCTGTAGAAGAACAGGAGGTCTGGGCTGCATATGTCCTGTCAACCAAAACTTAGCATTCCCACTCTCCAGAATTCCCACTGTGAACATTGCATGCTTCTGTTTTTTACTGGCAGGTTTAGTGAGGTCTGTTTGAATTTTTTCAAGCATGAAAACAGCACTTCTTCAATCTTCAAGATTTGAGGCAGTTGCTGAGATGATTTTGCATAATGACCAGGAGAACTTGGTCATGCAACAGTTAAACATCTGACTAAATTCATGCTCTGATTAGGGGAGTGGAGGGGACTGGCTGAGTGGTGAGAGTCAACACAGTAAACCACCAGGACTCCTTAACAGTGGTGAGGGGGGTTCTTCAAAGAGTCAAATTCACTGTTTAGTTTCAATTTTCTAAATTCCTATTATCCTCTAACCTGATggtattttaagcttttattctAATGTGTTTCTATTTGCTTGGAAAGAATTATTCTACAAGCCAATGCCAATTATGAGAGAACCTGAGACATTTTGCAGGTGCTCTGAGGGAAGTAGAATCCAACAGACACCTGTCTCATGGTGAGCTCTGTGCAGGGAGACAGTACTGGTTCCATTTCAAGACAGCTACCACAGAACTCACTTGGTTGTATGTTAGAAAGTGCCAATATTTGTACCTGAAATCTTGGTCCCTGTCCCCCGTGCCTGTTGCAGTAAAACTGTTATCAAAGAATCAATGATGGTGACTGATATTACAACAGGGGCCACATATACACACTGGCATATGTACAGCATGAATTCTTGAGCACTCAAAATATTGAGGTAGCAGATTTGGGGCAACAATTCAAATATATACATTCAATAGACCTACTGTTTAGAGCAGTTAGGCTGATAGAAAAATTGAGCCAAAGGTGAAGAGGCTTACTATATACCCCTACACACTCGTACCCTACTCCACAATGAAATTCCTAAACCAGGTGGTGTATTTGACACAATGAGGAGGATGTTTTTAAACACCTGAAAACAAGATTTATATATGATACATACTGTTGGAAAACCACaattattatattacattttccttataaatttcTTATCAGTTAAGAGGGAAATAGCCTGAAAAAAATCATAGTCAACAGATGGTTTCAGGATTGGTACAATGATTGTACCAATTGTACCTGAGTCACACCACTCCCAGAGTTAGAGAAGATGTTCTAGTCTAACACCATGAATCAGATCAATTTATATACAGTAGTAGAGGATTCCTCTAAATTCTTCCTACTCTACACAACAGGCTTGGAGATGTCATAGGTCCAGTTCTAGAAATCCAGAAAGCAGCACAGAATCTCTGTAAGGAAGCCTTGCAGAAGACTTATTTTAAATGCACCTTACAAATTGATGTAATCTAGTTCAGCAGCCACCATCAAGGAGGATCACTTTATGATCAACTGGGAGCCATCAGAGATGGCTGCAGGATCTAGGACCCCCTGGATCTTCACTACATAAGCCCACTCCTCAAGAATTTTTCTGCCTCTTGTGTGGCTCTGGAATTCAACCGGATCACAACAGAATCCCAGATTCTGATGCGATCACTTACCCAGCCTCTTGAAATGGGCCTTCCCTCACAAATGCTGCTCTCTCACTGACATAGGTATCCAACAGCCTCTTTCTCTTTCCAAGGATGGTAATCAAGCGCAGAGACCTCTGTGACCAGGACAAGTGCTGCAGGGAGGAGGCCAGCTTCTAAGATATGGTTCTGTGGCTCTGTCACCTCACCTCCCCTGAGACCTGCAATTATCACTGTGCCTGTAGCAGCAATGGGTGTGCAGGCTGGGGAGCTGAG is a window of Ictidomys tridecemlineatus isolate mIctTri1 chromosome 15, mIctTri1.hap1, whole genome shotgun sequence DNA encoding:
- the LOC144371007 gene encoding vomeronasal type-1 receptor 4-like; this translates as MAASDVAVGIIFLSQTVVGALGNSSLLLHYLVLYFTGCRVRHTDLILQHLIVANLLTLLCKGVPHTMASFSLEFSLGDVACKLLFYVHRVSRCVSIGSTCLLSIFQAITISPRDSRWAELKVKAPRYIGSSIFLSYILYMLINIIILMHVTGKWNNTTIIILKDFGYCSSVRHDTITDSLHAALLTFPDALCVGLMLWASSSMMLILHRHKRRMQHVLKYSSPRSSPESRATKTILLLVSTFVSLYTLSCISQLCLAVIDNPNLFLLNMAAILSGCFPAISPLLLISRDSNASRFCFSCI